In Stenotrophomonas sp. ASS1, the following proteins share a genomic window:
- a CDS encoding pseudouridine synthase: MKLVKLIANLGYGSRKQVQWMFREGRVTDADGEVLYADDRVPHEAIRVDGEPLDPPVGLSIALHKPAGYTCSTKDTGRLIYDLLPPRFRDRDPVLSTVGRLDRETSGLLLLTDDGGLLHRIISPKSKLPKVYEVELSDDLRGDEVALFASGTLMLESEKTPLLPAELEVLDARRARLVLHEGRYHQVRRMFAATGNRVQTLHRSRVGGLDLQGLDEGQWRQLTSTDLDTLFAP, translated from the coding sequence AAGGCCGCGTCACCGACGCCGACGGCGAGGTGCTGTATGCCGACGACCGGGTGCCGCACGAGGCGATCCGGGTCGACGGCGAGCCGCTGGACCCGCCGGTGGGGCTGTCGATCGCGCTGCACAAGCCGGCCGGCTACACCTGTTCGACCAAGGACACCGGCCGCCTGATCTACGACCTGCTGCCGCCGCGCTTCCGCGACCGCGATCCGGTGCTGTCCACCGTGGGCCGCCTCGACCGCGAGACCAGCGGCCTGCTGCTGCTGACCGACGATGGCGGCCTGCTGCACCGGATCATCTCGCCGAAGTCGAAGCTGCCCAAGGTCTACGAAGTGGAACTGAGCGACGACCTGCGCGGCGACGAAGTGGCGTTGTTCGCCAGCGGTACGCTGATGCTGGAGTCCGAGAAGACCCCCCTGCTGCCGGCTGAACTGGAAGTGCTGGATGCGCGTCGCGCACGCCTGGTACTGCATGAAGGCCGCTACCATCAGGTACGCCGCATGTTCGCCGCCACCGGCAACCGCGTGCAGACCCTGCACCGCAGCCGCGTCGGCGGGCTGGACCTGCAGGGACTGGACGAGGGGCAATGGCGGCAGCTCACCTCCACCGATCTGGATACGCTGTTCGCTCCATGA
- a CDS encoding HAD family phosphatase, with protein MTTIAALPFLPDAVIFDMDGLMIDSERVSLACWSEAADEFGLGLDETVFLRMVGLGDRDTHALLRAQGIEDSVIEAVAARCHELYEARTQTGLPLRPGILELLELLKAHAVPRAVATTTRQPRANRKLAAAGLLPYFDAVITSGDVARPKPAPDIYLLAAQRLGQVPERCLALEDSPAGTRAALAAGMTVIQVPDLVHPDEELRALGHRIVGSLVDAHALLLPLLPR; from the coding sequence ATGACCACCATCGCTGCGCTGCCGTTCCTGCCCGACGCCGTCATCTTTGACATGGACGGCCTGATGATCGACAGCGAGCGGGTCTCGCTGGCCTGCTGGAGCGAGGCGGCCGACGAATTCGGGCTGGGCCTGGACGAGACCGTGTTCCTGCGCATGGTCGGCCTCGGTGACCGTGACACGCACGCGTTGCTGCGTGCGCAGGGTATCGAGGACAGCGTGATCGAAGCGGTGGCCGCACGCTGCCATGAGCTGTACGAAGCACGCACACAGACCGGCCTGCCGCTGCGTCCGGGCATTCTGGAGCTGCTGGAGCTGCTGAAAGCGCACGCGGTACCGCGCGCGGTGGCAACCACCACGCGGCAGCCGCGGGCCAACCGCAAGCTGGCCGCTGCCGGCCTGCTGCCGTATTTCGATGCCGTGATCACCAGTGGTGATGTGGCGCGGCCGAAGCCGGCGCCGGATATCTACCTGCTGGCCGCGCAGCGGCTGGGCCAGGTGCCCGAGCGCTGCCTGGCGCTGGAAGACTCACCGGCCGGCACGCGTGCAGCGCTGGCTGCCGGCATGACCGTGATCCAGGTGCCGGACCTGGTGCATCCGGATGAAGAGCTGCGCGCACTGGGTCACCGCATCGTCGGCTCGCTGGTGGACGCGCACGCGCTGCTGCTGCCGTTGCTGCCGAGGTAA
- the fabB gene encoding beta-ketoacyl-ACP synthase I, which yields MRRVVITGMGITSCLGNDLDTVSAALREGRSGITALADHAEAGLRSQVGGRVDLDLEALIDRKQKRFMSDAAAFAYLSMRDAIADAGLSPEQVSNLRTGLIAGSGGGSSEWQIGAVDLLRERGVRKVGPYMVPRTMCSTVSACLATAYQIKGVSYSLSAACATSAHCIGAAADMIRHGAQDIMFAGGGEDLHWSMSVMFDAMGALSTSFNETPASASRPYDKDRDGFVIAGGGGMLVLEDYDHAVARGARIHAELIGYGVTSDGADMVAPSGEGAVRCMKMALQGVDRPLDYLNTHGTSTPLGDVTELNAIREVFGDAVPPLSSTKALSGHSLGAASVHEAIYCLLMMRDGFVAGSANIGELDPKVESFPILRESREQKLNTVMSNSFGFGGTNAALVFGRV from the coding sequence ATGCGTCGCGTCGTCATCACCGGCATGGGCATCACGTCCTGCCTCGGCAATGATCTGGATACCGTTTCGGCTGCGCTGCGCGAAGGGCGCTCGGGCATCACCGCCCTGGCCGACCACGCCGAAGCGGGCCTGCGCAGCCAGGTAGGCGGTCGCGTCGACCTCGACCTGGAGGCGCTGATCGACCGCAAGCAGAAGCGCTTCATGAGCGATGCGGCGGCCTTCGCCTACCTGTCCATGCGCGATGCGATCGCCGATGCCGGGCTCAGCCCCGAGCAGGTCAGCAACCTGCGCACGGGCCTGATCGCCGGTTCCGGCGGCGGCTCCAGCGAATGGCAGATCGGCGCAGTCGACCTGCTGCGCGAACGTGGTGTGCGCAAGGTCGGCCCGTACATGGTGCCGCGCACGATGTGCTCGACGGTCTCGGCCTGCCTGGCCACCGCCTACCAGATCAAGGGTGTCAGCTACTCGCTGTCGGCCGCCTGCGCGACCTCGGCGCACTGCATCGGCGCCGCCGCGGACATGATCCGCCATGGCGCGCAGGACATCATGTTCGCCGGTGGCGGTGAAGACCTGCACTGGTCGATGAGCGTGATGTTCGATGCGATGGGTGCGCTGTCGACCAGCTTCAACGAGACCCCGGCCAGCGCCTCGCGTCCGTACGACAAGGACCGCGACGGCTTCGTCATCGCCGGTGGCGGCGGCATGCTGGTGCTGGAGGACTACGACCACGCCGTTGCGCGCGGTGCGCGCATCCATGCCGAGCTGATCGGCTATGGCGTGACGTCCGATGGCGCCGACATGGTCGCGCCGTCCGGTGAAGGCGCGGTGCGCTGCATGAAGATGGCGCTGCAGGGCGTCGATCGTCCGCTTGACTACCTCAACACCCACGGCACTTCCACGCCGCTGGGCGACGTCACCGAGCTCAACGCGATCCGCGAAGTGTTCGGCGATGCGGTGCCACCGCTGTCCTCGACCAAGGCGTTGTCCGGCCACTCGCTGGGTGCGGCCAGCGTGCATGAGGCGATCTACTGCCTGCTGATGATGCGCGATGGCTTCGTTGCCGGTTCGGCCAACATCGGCGAACTGGACCCGAAGGTGGAAAGCTTCCCGATCCTGCGCGAGAGCCGCGAGCAGAAGCTGAATACGGTGATGTCCAACAGCTTTGGCTTCGGTGGCACCAACGCTGCGCTGGTGTTCGGCCGGGTGTGA
- the fabA gene encoding 3-hydroxyacyl-[acyl-carrier-protein] dehydratase FabA — protein sequence MTRLHAFNREQLLASARGELFGTAAGRLPNDPMLMFDRITDIREDGGPHGKGMVRAELDIRPDLWFFGCHFIGDPVMPGCLGLDAMWQLTGFFLTWLGAPGKGRALGCGEVKFTGQVLPEAKLVRYEIDISRVINRKLVMAQSDARMYVDDREIYSARDLRVGLFTETGSF from the coding sequence ATGACCCGTCTCCACGCGTTCAACCGCGAACAGCTGCTGGCCAGCGCACGCGGTGAACTGTTCGGCACCGCCGCCGGCCGTTTGCCCAACGATCCGATGCTGATGTTCGACCGCATCACCGACATCCGCGAGGACGGCGGACCGCATGGCAAGGGCATGGTACGCGCCGAACTGGATATCCGCCCGGACCTGTGGTTCTTCGGCTGCCACTTCATCGGCGACCCGGTGATGCCCGGCTGCCTCGGCCTGGATGCCATGTGGCAGCTGACCGGCTTCTTCCTGACCTGGCTGGGCGCCCCCGGCAAGGGCCGCGCCCTGGGCTGCGGCGAGGTGAAGTTCACCGGCCAGGTACTGCCGGAGGCCAAGCTGGTGCGCTACGAGATCGACATCAGCCGTGTCATCAACCGCAAGCTGGTGATGGCCCAGTCGGACGCCCGCATGTACGTGGATGACCGCGAAATCTACAGCGCGCGCGACCTGCGCGTCGGCCTGTTCACTGAAACCGGGAGCTTCTGA